A region from the Bacteroidota bacterium genome encodes:
- a CDS encoding UvrD-helicase domain-containing protein has protein sequence MLPGDCPVTELIRQGELQTKTPPILTKFAPQKFPSLTDILAHLNDAQRKAVEQTEGPVMIIAGAGAGKTRVLTYRIAYLLQKGADPFRIMALTFTNKAAREMKERIIQLIGPAKGRNVWMGTFHSIFARILRSEGHHLGYPDNFTIYDTDDSKQLIKKILTELQLDPKVYHPSYLLNRISNAKSNLYAPEDYLADTEIVNADHAAGRPLTGELYRTYNSRLKRANAMDFDDLLFNTNLLFRDFPDVLYKYQHRFSYILVDEYQDTNFAQYHIIRQMAAAHENLTVVGDDAQSIYAFRGANIQNILNFKKDYPDYQLFRLEQNYRSTKTIVNAANSVIENNKDQIKKKVWTENEEGELITVLRATSDTEEGTLVANSIFGLKMSKQLPNKDFAILYRTNAQSRTLEEALRKQGIPYKIYGGVSFYSRREVKDLLAYFRLVINPNDEEALLRVINYPARGIGKTTIEKLQVLANERNMSIFELIDRHPDALSGFNRGTVNKLQEFVTMIRSFIVQLESKNAFELASHITKSVGIINALKEEDAIESVNRIENIEELLNAIQEFSEREPDPDELGKDGRPARSLGHFMQQVALLTDADKKDEEGGDYVSLMTIHAAKGLEFPYVYIVGLEENLFPSIQSLGTRAELEEERRLFYVALTRAMKKVTVSHAETRYRWGSLSLSEPSRFLEEIDPAYLETPRKLAKTSPESHRTTTFIAQRQPARPSSETRAESGQDFEASDTSNLKEGMQVEHQKFGRGKVVSVEGTGANMKATVHFNGIGNKQLLLKFAKLRIIG, from the coding sequence ATGCTACCCGGCGATTGCCCCGTGACAGAACTTATTCGTCAGGGTGAGCTACAAACCAAAACACCCCCTATTTTGACTAAATTTGCCCCTCAAAAATTCCCAAGCTTGACTGACATTCTCGCACATCTCAACGATGCACAGCGCAAAGCTGTGGAGCAAACCGAAGGCCCGGTGATGATCATAGCCGGTGCAGGCGCAGGTAAAACCCGTGTGCTTACCTACCGCATTGCTTACCTGCTGCAAAAAGGCGCCGACCCATTCCGCATCATGGCGCTCACTTTTACCAACAAAGCCGCCCGCGAGATGAAGGAACGCATCATCCAGCTCATCGGGCCGGCCAAAGGACGCAATGTGTGGATGGGCACCTTTCACAGCATATTTGCCCGAATCCTGCGCTCCGAAGGGCACCATCTCGGGTATCCGGATAATTTTACCATTTACGACACCGACGACAGCAAGCAGCTCATAAAAAAAATCCTGACCGAACTGCAGCTCGACCCCAAGGTGTATCACCCATCGTATCTGCTCAACAGGATTTCGAATGCCAAGTCGAACCTGTATGCACCGGAAGATTATCTGGCCGATACCGAAATCGTCAATGCCGACCACGCTGCCGGCAGGCCCCTCACCGGAGAGCTCTACCGTACCTACAACTCCAGGCTCAAAAGGGCCAACGCCATGGATTTCGACGACCTGTTGTTCAATACCAACCTGCTTTTCCGCGATTTTCCAGATGTGCTGTACAAATATCAGCACCGCTTCAGCTACATCCTTGTGGATGAATATCAGGACACCAACTTTGCCCAATACCATATAATACGGCAGATGGCAGCCGCACACGAGAACCTTACCGTGGTGGGCGACGATGCCCAGAGCATTTACGCATTTCGCGGGGCCAACATCCAAAACATCCTGAACTTTAAAAAAGATTACCCCGATTACCAGCTTTTCAGGCTCGAACAAAACTACCGCTCTACCAAAACCATCGTTAATGCAGCAAACTCGGTGATCGAAAACAACAAAGACCAGATCAAAAAAAAGGTCTGGACCGAGAATGAGGAGGGCGAACTGATCACAGTGTTGCGCGCAACCTCCGACACCGAAGAGGGCACATTGGTGGCAAACAGCATTTTCGGTTTGAAAATGTCGAAGCAGCTGCCAAACAAGGACTTTGCCATTCTTTACAGAACCAATGCACAATCGCGCACCCTGGAAGAAGCCCTGAGAAAACAAGGCATACCCTATAAAATTTATGGTGGGGTTTCGTTCTACAGCCGCAGGGAAGTCAAAGACCTGCTTGCCTATTTCCGCCTGGTAATCAATCCCAATGATGAAGAAGCCCTCCTGCGCGTCATCAATTATCCTGCCCGGGGAATAGGAAAAACTACCATCGAAAAGCTGCAGGTGCTTGCCAATGAGCGCAATATGAGCATCTTTGAGCTGATCGACCGTCATCCCGATGCGCTTTCGGGCTTTAACCGTGGCACTGTGAACAAGCTGCAGGAGTTTGTGACCATGATCCGCAGCTTTATTGTTCAGCTTGAAAGCAAAAATGCGTTCGAGCTTGCCAGTCATATTACCAAGTCGGTAGGTATCATCAATGCGCTCAAAGAGGAAGATGCCATTGAATCGGTGAACCGGATCGAGAACATCGAAGAGCTGCTCAATGCCATTCAGGAGTTCAGCGAACGCGAACCAGATCCCGACGAATTGGGCAAAGATGGCCGGCCCGCAAGGTCGCTTGGGCATTTCATGCAGCAGGTGGCTTTGCTGACGGATGCGGATAAAAAGGACGAAGAAGGAGGCGATTACGTCAGCCTGATGACCATTCACGCTGCCAAAGGACTCGAGTTTCCGTATGTTTATATTGTAGGACTGGAAGAAAACCTTTTTCCTTCCATTCAATCGCTCGGAACGCGTGCCGAGCTCGAGGAGGAACGCAGGCTGTTCTATGTTGCCCTCACCAGGGCCATGAAAAAAGTAACCGTGAGCCATGCCGAAACCCGCTACCGCTGGGGCAGCCTGAGCCTTTCGGAACCAAGCCGCTTTTTGGAAGAAATTGACCCTGCCTATCTGGAAACACCACGCAAACTGGCAAAAACCAGTCCTGAATCACACCGGACCACCACTTTCATCGCTCAACGGCAGCCTGCCCGGCCTTCCAGCGAGACCAGGGCAGAAAGCGGACAGGACTTCGAAGCTTCCGACACTTCGAACCTGAAAGAAGGCATGCAGGTGGAACACCAGAAGTTCGGTCGCGGAAAGGTGGTCAGCGTGGAAGGCACCGGAGCCAACATGAAAGCGACGGTACACTTCAACGGCATCGGCAACAAACAATTGTTGCTCAAGTTTGCCAAACTCCGGATTATTGGCTGA
- a CDS encoding 30S ribosomal protein S12 yields MPTIQQLVRKGRQKLVDKSKSPALDSCPQRRGVCVRVYTTTPKKPNSAMRKVARVRLTNQKEVNAYIPGEGHNLQEHSIVLIRGGRVKDLPGVRYHIIRGALDTSGVDGRRQRRSKYGAKRPKAGKADAAKAPAKKK; encoded by the coding sequence ATGCCAACAATTCAGCAATTGGTGCGCAAAGGACGCCAGAAACTGGTAGACAAGAGCAAGTCACCTGCGCTTGATTCCTGCCCGCAGCGCCGTGGCGTGTGCGTGCGTGTTTACACTACAACGCCCAAAAAACCCAATTCGGCCATGCGTAAAGTGGCCAGGGTACGTCTCACGAACCAGAAAGAAGTCAACGCCTACATTCCGGGCGAAGGCCACAACCTTCAGGAACACTCGATCGTGCTGATCCGTGGTGGTCGTGTGAAGGACCTTCCCGGTGTAAGGTATCACATTATTCGCGGAGCGCTCGATACTTCGGGTGTGGATGGCCGCCGCCAGAGAAGGTCGAAATACGGCGCCAAACGTCCGAAGGCTGGCAAAGCTGATGCCGCAAAAGCTCCGGCAAAGAAAAAATAA
- the rpsG gene encoding 30S ribosomal protein S7 has protein sequence MRKAKPKKRIILPDPKYNDVLVSKFVNNIMRRGKKNVAYKIFYDALDIVAKKTNEDPVEVWKKALANVTPSVEVRSRRIGGATFQIPSEIRPARKMSIGMKNLIGFSKKRHEKSMGQKLAGEILAAYKEEGAAFKKKEDTHRMAEANKAFSHFRF, from the coding sequence ATGAGAAAAGCTAAACCAAAGAAAAGAATCATTCTCCCCGATCCGAAATACAACGACGTATTGGTGTCGAAGTTTGTGAACAACATCATGCGCAGGGGCAAAAAGAATGTAGCTTACAAAATTTTCTACGATGCACTGGATATCGTGGCCAAGAAAACCAACGAGGATCCCGTGGAAGTATGGAAAAAGGCTCTGGCCAACGTTACGCCTTCGGTAGAGGTGCGCAGCCGCCGTATTGGTGGTGCCACTTTCCAGATTCCCTCCGAAATCAGGCCGGCCCGTAAAATGTCGATCGGCATGAAAAACCTGATCGGCTTCTCGAAGAAACGCCACGAGAAATCTATGGGTCAGAAGCTTGCCGGCGAAATTCTGGCAGCCTACAAAGAAGAAGGTGCAGCCTTTAAAAAGAAAGAGGATACCCACAGGATGGCCGAGGCCAACAAGGCATTCTCGCACTTCCGTTTCTAA
- the fusA gene encoding elongation factor G — MSLDKNTIDKLRLTRNIGIMAHIDAGKTTTTERILYYTGKSHKIGEVHEGAATMDWMVQEQERGITITSAATTVFWDYRNEKYKINIIDTPGHVDFTVEVERSLRVLDGAVALFCAVGGVEPQSETVWRQADKYKVPRLCFVNKMDRSGADFFSVVRQIKERLGANPIPLQIPIGEEENFRGVVDLITNKAYVWDDSSKGMVMVEIHIPEDIKDTVEEYRLKLIENVAEESDELLEKFMDDPESITEDEMIAQIRKATVEMRISPVLCGASFKNKGVQLLLNGIAQYLPSPLDIEAVKGVNPDTEKEEIRKVDPNEPFAALAFKIATDPFVGRIAFFRVYSGTLESGSYIFNASTGKKERISRIMQMHANKQNPLDRIEAGDIGAAVGFKVIRTGDTLCDEKHPIVLESMSFPEPVIHVSIEPKTQGDIDKLGAALAKLAEEDPTFRVRTDENSGQTVISGMGELHLEIIVDRLRREFKVECNQGRPQVAYKEALVGSAQHREVYKKQTGGRGKFADIVFEIGPADADQPAGLQFIDEVKGGNIPKEYIPAVQKGFREAMTNGVLAGFPLDSMKVRLIDGSFHPVDSDSLSFEMAAKIGFKEACRKAASVILEPIMKVEVNTPDEYLGDVTGDLNKRRAILREVTAKIGAQVIKADVPLSEMFGYVTSLRTLTSGRATSSMEFSHYAQAPDNIAQEVINKARGIIK, encoded by the coding sequence ATGTCACTCGATAAAAACACCATAGATAAACTCCGTCTTACCCGCAATATCGGCATTATGGCCCATATTGATGCGGGTAAGACCACTACTACCGAGCGAATCCTCTATTACACTGGTAAAAGTCATAAAATCGGTGAGGTGCACGAAGGTGCTGCCACCATGGACTGGATGGTGCAGGAGCAGGAGCGAGGCATCACCATCACCTCTGCTGCTACGACCGTTTTCTGGGATTACAGAAACGAAAAATATAAGATCAATATCATTGATACTCCCGGCCACGTTGACTTTACCGTTGAGGTAGAGCGCTCGCTGCGCGTGCTCGACGGTGCCGTGGCTTTGTTCTGTGCCGTTGGAGGCGTAGAACCACAATCGGAAACTGTGTGGCGTCAGGCCGACAAATACAAAGTGCCAAGGCTGTGCTTTGTCAATAAGATGGACCGCAGCGGTGCCGATTTCTTCAGCGTGGTACGCCAGATTAAAGAACGTCTTGGTGCCAACCCTATTCCATTGCAGATTCCTATTGGCGAAGAAGAAAACTTCCGTGGTGTGGTTGACCTGATCACCAACAAGGCTTACGTGTGGGACGATTCGTCCAAGGGCATGGTGATGGTCGAAATTCATATTCCTGAAGACATCAAGGATACTGTTGAGGAATACCGCCTTAAACTGATTGAGAATGTTGCCGAAGAAAGCGACGAGCTGCTCGAAAAGTTTATGGACGATCCGGAATCCATTACCGAAGATGAGATGATTGCACAGATCCGCAAAGCCACGGTAGAAATGCGCATTTCACCGGTGCTGTGCGGCGCCTCGTTCAAAAACAAAGGTGTGCAGCTGCTCCTCAACGGCATTGCCCAATACCTGCCCAGCCCGCTCGATATCGAAGCAGTAAAAGGCGTCAATCCCGACACCGAAAAGGAAGAGATTCGCAAGGTAGATCCCAATGAGCCTTTCGCAGCACTGGCTTTCAAGATTGCCACCGACCCCTTTGTTGGTCGCATTGCCTTCTTCCGCGTTTACAGCGGTACCCTGGAGTCGGGATCATATATTTTCAACGCTTCAACCGGTAAGAAAGAGCGCATTTCGCGCATCATGCAGATGCATGCCAACAAACAAAACCCGCTCGATCGCATCGAAGCCGGTGATATCGGAGCAGCTGTTGGATTTAAGGTGATTCGTACAGGCGACACGCTTTGCGACGAAAAGCACCCCATTGTGCTCGAGTCCATGTCGTTCCCCGAGCCGGTAATCCATGTGTCCATCGAGCCCAAAACGCAGGGCGACATCGACAAGCTGGGTGCTGCGCTTGCCAAACTGGCCGAAGAAGACCCCACATTCCGTGTGCGTACCGACGAAAACAGCGGCCAGACCGTAATTTCGGGTATGGGTGAGCTTCACCTGGAAATTATTGTTGACCGACTGAGGCGCGAGTTCAAGGTGGAATGCAACCAGGGTCGTCCGCAGGTGGCCTACAAGGAAGCCCTCGTGGGTTCGGCTCAGCACCGCGAAGTATATAAGAAACAGACCGGAGGCCGTGGTAAGTTTGCCGATATCGTATTCGAGATCGGACCTGCCGATGCAGATCAGCCCGCCGGCTTGCAGTTTATCGACGAAGTCAAGGGCGGTAATATTCCGAAAGAGTATATCCCTGCTGTTCAGAAAGGATTCCGCGAAGCTATGACTAATGGTGTACTGGCTGGATTCCCGCTCGACAGCATGAAGGTGCGACTGATCGACGGTTCATTCCACCCTGTCGACTCCGACTCACTTTCGTTTGAGATGGCTGCAAAGATCGGTTTCAAGGAAGCCTGCCGCAAGGCTGCTTCGGTGATCCTGGAGCCTATCATGAAGGTGGAAGTCAATACCCCGGACGAATACCTGGGCGATGTAACCGGCGACCTCAACAAGCGCCGTGCCATCCTGCGCGAAGTAACCGCCAAAATCGGTGCGCAGGTCATAAAAGCCGATGTGCCGCTGTCCGAAATGTTTGGCTATGTCACTTCGCTGCGCACACTCACCTCGGGTCGCGCTACCTCGAGCATGGAATTCAGCCACTATGCCCAGGCACCCGACAACATTGCGCAGGAAGTAATCAACAAAGCAAGAGGCATCATTAAATAA
- the rpsJ gene encoding 30S ribosomal protein S10, with amino-acid sequence MSQRIRIKLKSYDHNLVDKSAEKIVKTVKATGAVVNGPIPLPTDKKIYTVLRSTFVHKKSREQFELSSYKRLLDIYSSTSQTIDALMKLELPSGVEVEIKV; translated from the coding sequence GTGAGCCAGAGAATAAGAATCAAACTGAAGTCGTACGACCACAACCTGGTTGATAAGTCAGCCGAAAAGATTGTCAAGACCGTGAAAGCTACCGGTGCTGTTGTGAATGGCCCGATTCCGCTTCCGACCGACAAGAAAATATACACTGTGCTGCGTTCGACTTTCGTGCACAAAAAATCAAGGGAGCAGTTCGAGCTTTCGTCCTACAAGCGATTGCTCGACATTTACAGCTCCACCTCGCAGACCATCGACGCTTTGATGAAACTGGAACTTCCCAGTGGCGTTGAAGTTGAAATCAAGGTTTGA
- the rplC gene encoding 50S ribosomal protein L3 encodes MSGLLGKKIGMTSIYDGNGKNIPVTVIEAGPCVVTQIRTLEKDGYEAIQLAFDEKKEKHTTNALKGHFAKAGTTPKRVMSEFTRFEQRKSFGDVLTVDVFMEGEFVDVSGVSKGKGFQGVVKRHHFGGIGQATHGQHNRLRAPGSLGASSYPSRVVKGLRMAGRMGGKKVKVLNLQIVKIIPEKNLILVKGAVPGPKNGYLKIERWS; translated from the coding sequence ATGTCAGGATTACTAGGAAAGAAAATTGGAATGACGAGCATCTACGACGGAAACGGGAAGAATATTCCTGTGACGGTCATCGAAGCTGGTCCATGTGTGGTAACACAGATCCGCACACTTGAAAAAGATGGTTACGAAGCCATCCAGCTCGCTTTCGACGAAAAGAAAGAAAAGCATACGACCAATGCCCTTAAAGGCCATTTTGCAAAGGCCGGCACCACCCCGAAGCGAGTCATGTCGGAATTCACTAGGTTTGAGCAGCGCAAAAGCTTCGGAGATGTGCTTACCGTAGATGTATTTATGGAAGGCGAGTTTGTTGACGTAAGCGGTGTATCGAAGGGTAAAGGCTTCCAGGGCGTTGTAAAGCGTCACCACTTTGGTGGAATCGGCCAGGCTACCCATGGTCAGCACAACAGGTTGCGTGCACCCGGATCGCTCGGCGCTTCGTCCTATCCCTCGCGTGTGGTCAAAGGTCTGCGTATGGCCGGCCGTATGGGAGGCAAAAAGGTTAAGGTACTCAACCTGCAGATTGTGAAAATAATTCCGGAAAAGAACCTCATTCTTGTGAAAGGTGCAGTTCCCGGTCCTAAAAACGGATATTTAAAAATTGAGCGATGGAGCTAG
- the rplD gene encoding 50S ribosomal protein L4, which produces MELVVHKISGEATERKVRLNEAIFGIEPNDHAIYLDVKQYLANQRQGTHKAKEKSEVSGSTRKLKRQKGTGTARAGSIKSPLFVGGGRVFGPKPRDYSFKLNKKLKQLARRSALTYKAQNQVITVLEDFTFDAPKTKQVLAALKNLKFDGRRALFVMNKADRNVVLSARNLQNVKVMTAESLNTYEILNASRLFVVESALNTIDQLLS; this is translated from the coding sequence ATGGAGCTAGTAGTTCATAAAATCAGTGGCGAAGCCACAGAGCGTAAGGTTCGCCTGAATGAAGCAATCTTCGGTATTGAGCCGAACGACCATGCCATATACCTCGACGTGAAGCAGTACCTTGCCAATCAGCGTCAAGGAACGCACAAAGCCAAGGAAAAGAGCGAGGTTTCGGGTAGCACCCGCAAGCTCAAACGCCAGAAAGGCACAGGTACAGCCAGGGCTGGTAGCATCAAGTCGCCTTTGTTTGTGGGTGGCGGACGTGTTTTCGGTCCCAAACCCCGCGATTACAGCTTCAAGCTGAATAAAAAGCTGAAACAACTTGCACGCCGTTCGGCCCTCACCTATAAGGCTCAGAACCAGGTAATCACCGTGCTTGAGGACTTCACCTTCGATGCACCTAAAACCAAGCAGGTTCTGGCTGCACTCAAGAATTTGAAATTCGATGGCAGGCGGGCATTGTTTGTGATGAACAAAGCTGACCGCAATGTGGTGCTCTCGGCCCGCAACCTCCAGAACGTAAAAGTGATGACAGCCGAAAGCCTGAATACCTATGAAATTCTTAATGCAAGCAGGCTGTTTGTAGTCGAAAGTGCACTCAACACCATTGATCAGCTGCTTTCGTAA
- the rplW gene encoding 50S ribosomal protein L23, giving the protein MQIIHKPVITEKMTTITEKLPQYAFIVDKRANKIQIKKAIKELYGVNVVSVNTMNYSGKRKTRYTKTGILSGKTAAFKKAVVTLAEGETIDFFSNI; this is encoded by the coding sequence ATACAGATCATCCACAAACCGGTCATTACCGAAAAAATGACGACAATCACCGAGAAGCTGCCACAGTACGCCTTTATTGTTGACAAGCGTGCCAACAAGATTCAGATCAAAAAGGCAATCAAGGAGCTCTACGGCGTCAACGTGGTTTCGGTAAATACGATGAATTACTCCGGCAAGCGCAAGACGCGTTACACCAAAACTGGAATTCTTTCAGGCAAGACTGCAGCTTTCAAGAAGGCTGTGGTGACCCTGGCCGAAGGTGAAACTATTGATTTTTTCAGCAATATCTAA
- the rplB gene encoding 50S ribosomal protein L2 — protein sequence MALKKYKPTTPGQRFKLISAFDDITTSTPEKSLLAPYKSKGGRNNTGKMTMRHMGGGHKQRYRIIDFKRDKDGIPATVKSIEYDPNRTARIALVTYADGEKRYIVAPHGLQVGQQVLSGKGVAPNVGNTLYLSEIPFGTVVHNIELRPGQGAKIARSAGSYAQLMSRDGKYAILKMPSGETRMILQACKATVGMVSNVDHNLEKSGKAGRSRWLGRRPRVRGVAMNPVDHPMGGGEGRASGGHPRSRKGIPAKGYKTRSKKNLSDRYIIERRKK from the coding sequence ATGGCTCTCAAGAAATACAAACCAACAACACCTGGTCAGCGTTTCAAGCTGATTAGTGCGTTCGACGATATTACGACCAGCACACCTGAAAAGTCGCTTCTGGCTCCGTACAAAAGCAAGGGTGGCCGCAACAATACGGGTAAGATGACCATGCGCCACATGGGTGGTGGTCACAAACAGCGCTATCGTATCATCGACTTCAAACGCGATAAGGATGGTATTCCTGCTACGGTAAAGTCGATTGAGTACGACCCGAACCGCACTGCACGCATTGCCCTCGTTACCTATGCCGATGGCGAAAAGCGTTACATTGTGGCTCCTCACGGACTTCAGGTTGGGCAGCAGGTGCTCAGCGGAAAGGGTGTTGCACCGAATGTGGGCAACACGCTCTATCTCAGCGAGATCCCTTTCGGTACCGTTGTTCACAACATTGAACTGCGTCCTGGACAGGGTGCCAAGATTGCCCGCAGCGCCGGCTCGTATGCGCAACTGATGTCGCGCGATGGTAAGTACGCCATTCTGAAGATGCCTTCGGGCGAAACCCGCATGATCCTGCAAGCCTGCAAGGCTACAGTGGGCATGGTAAGCAATGTGGACCACAACCTGGAGAAATCGGGTAAAGCTGGTCGCAGCCGCTGGCTCGGTCGTCGTCCGCGTGTAAGGGGTGTGGCCATGAACCCCGTTGATCACCCGATGGGTGGTGGCGAAGGTCGTGCTTCGGGAGGTCATCCTCGTTCGCGCAAGGGTATTCCTGCCAAGGGTTACAAGACTCGCAGCAAGAAAAACCTTTCGGATCGCTACATCATCGAAAGAAGAAAGAAATAA
- the rpsS gene encoding 30S ribosomal protein S19: protein MSRSLKKGPYIHYKLEKRVMENIESNKKTVIKTWSRASMIAPEFVGQTIAVHNGNKFIPVYITENMVGHKLGEFAPTRIFRGHAGKKDKGKK from the coding sequence ATGAGCCGTTCGTTAAAAAAAGGACCATACATTCACTACAAGCTCGAAAAGCGGGTGATGGAAAACATCGAGTCGAACAAAAAGACGGTGATCAAAACATGGTCGCGTGCTTCGATGATTGCCCCTGAGTTTGTAGGACAGACTATTGCTGTGCACAATGGCAACAAATTCATTCCGGTTTACATCACCGAGAACATGGTAGGCCACAAACTCGGCGAGTTTGCGCCCACCCGTATCTTCAGGGGCCACGCCGGAAAAAAGGACAAAGGAAAAAAATAA
- the rplV gene encoding 50S ribosomal protein L22, whose amino-acid sequence MGARKHLKAEERKEARKSQYMASLRNVPTSPRKMRLVADMIRGKDVETAMFALEYSKKHAAIDMLKLLRSAIANWEAKNEGARADFDKLYVKNVFVDGGRMLKRILPAPQGRAHRIRKRSNHITIYLDTKPGVQENSQNN is encoded by the coding sequence ATGGGAGCTAGAAAACACCTGAAAGCTGAAGAGCGCAAGGAAGCCCGCAAATCGCAATACATGGCCAGCCTTCGCAATGTGCCCACCTCGCCACGCAAGATGAGGCTGGTTGCCGATATGATTCGTGGCAAAGATGTGGAAACCGCCATGTTTGCGCTCGAATACTCCAAAAAGCATGCAGCCATCGATATGCTGAAGCTGTTGCGTTCGGCCATTGCCAACTGGGAAGCCAAAAATGAGGGCGCAAGAGCCGATTTCGATAAACTCTATGTGAAGAACGTCTTTGTTGACGGCGGCCGTATGCTCAAGCGCATCCTGCCCGCACCTCAAGGCCGTGCACATCGTATCCGCAAACGCTCAAACCACATCACCATCTACCTGGATACCAAGCCCGGCGTGCAGGAAAATAGTCAGAACAATTAA
- the rpsC gene encoding 30S ribosomal protein S3: MGQKTNPIGLRLGIIRGWDSNWYGGRNFADKLVEDDKIRKYLMARLGKAGVSKINIERSLKMVTVTISTARPGMIIGKAGQEVDKIKEELKKLTGKEVQINISEIKRPELDAYIVASTIAKQIEGRVSFRRAIKTAITSSMRIGAEGIKVMISGRVGGAEMARRETYKEGRIPLHTLRADIDYALVEAHTTYGRIGIKVWICKGEIYGKPELVPSTVGGQAKKPAAPKAPAFGSRGGRKRK, encoded by the coding sequence ATGGGACAAAAGACAAATCCAATAGGACTTAGGTTAGGAATCATCCGCGGATGGGATTCCAACTGGTATGGCGGTCGCAATTTTGCCGACAAGCTGGTCGAAGACGACAAGATCCGTAAGTATCTGATGGCGCGTCTGGGCAAAGCCGGCGTTTCGAAGATCAACATCGAGCGCTCGCTGAAAATGGTCACCGTGACCATCTCGACTGCACGCCCCGGTATGATTATTGGCAAGGCCGGTCAGGAAGTGGACAAGATCAAGGAAGAACTCAAAAAACTCACCGGTAAGGAGGTTCAGATCAACATCAGCGAGATCAAACGTCCTGAACTGGATGCCTATATCGTTGCCAGCACCATTGCCAAGCAGATCGAAGGCAGGGTATCGTTCCGCCGGGCCATTAAAACCGCCATCACTTCGAGCATGCGCATTGGCGCCGAAGGCATCAAGGTGATGATCTCCGGCCGTGTTGGCGGAGCCGAAATGGCTCGTCGCGAAACCTACAAGGAAGGACGTATTCCGTTGCACACCCTTCGTGCCGACATCGACTATGCACTCGTAGAAGCCCACACCACCTATGGCCGCATCGGCATCAAGGTGTGGATTTGCAAGGGCGAGATTTATGGCAAACCTGAGCTTGTGCCCAGCACTGTGGGCGGACAAGCCAAAAAACCTGCCGCGCCTAAAGCTCCGGCCTTCGGATCGCGTGGCGGAAGGAAACGCAAGTAA
- the rplP gene encoding 50S ribosomal protein L16, which translates to MLQPKKTKFRRQQKGRMKGNAQRGHQLAFGTFGIKALESAWLTGRQIEAARQAVTRHMKREGQIWIRVFPDKPVTKKPAEVRMGKGKGAPEYFVAPVTPGRIIFEAEGVPLEVAREALRLAAQKLPITTKFVVRRDYVEAQ; encoded by the coding sequence ATGTTACAGCCAAAGAAAACTAAATTCAGGAGGCAACAGAAAGGGAGGATGAAGGGCAATGCCCAGCGTGGCCATCAGCTTGCCTTTGGTACCTTCGGAATCAAGGCTCTGGAGAGCGCCTGGCTCACCGGACGTCAGATTGAAGCTGCACGTCAGGCCGTGACCCGTCATATGAAACGTGAAGGTCAGATCTGGATCCGCGTTTTTCCCGACAAGCCCGTGACCAAGAAACCGGCCGAAGTACGTATGGGTAAAGGTAAAGGTGCTCCCGAATATTTTGTTGCACCTGTTACCCCCGGCCGCATCATCTTTGAGGCCGAAGGCGTGCCGCTCGAAGTAGCCCGCGAAGCACTGCGCCTGGCTGCCCAAAAGCTGCCCATTACCACCAAGTTTGTAGTCAGAAGAGATTACGTTGAAGCACAATAG
- the rpmC gene encoding 50S ribosomal protein L29 — MKQEVIRELSTADLLERLEEERKQLVRLKLNHAVSPLENPNKIKEYRRSIARILTELRRRELSQADNK, encoded by the coding sequence ATGAAGCAGGAAGTAATCAGAGAACTGAGCACAGCAGACCTTCTGGAGCGCCTCGAAGAGGAGCGCAAACAGTTGGTGCGCCTGAAACTGAACCATGCAGTTTCGCCGCTCGAAAACCCCAACAAAATCAAGGAATACCGTCGCAGCATTGCACGCATTCTGACCGAATTGCGTCGCCGCGAACTCAGCCAGGCCGATAACAAATAA
- the rpsQ gene encoding 30S ribosomal protein S17 codes for METRKLRKERIGVVASNKMNKTITVVVERRVKHPIYGKFVKKTSKFMAHDENNSCNIGDTVRIMETRPLSKNKCWRLVEIIERAK; via the coding sequence ATGGAAACCAGAAAGTTACGTAAAGAAAGAATAGGTGTCGTTGCCAGCAACAAGATGAATAAGACCATCACTGTTGTGGTTGAGCGTCGCGTGAAGCACCCCATTTATGGAAAATTCGTCAAGAAGACCTCCAAATTCATGGCACATGACGAAAATAACAGCTGCAACATCGGCGACACCGTGCGCATCATGGAGACCCGTCCGTTGAGCAAAAACAAATGTTGGAGACTGGTTGAAATAATCGAAAGGGCCAAGTAA